Proteins encoded together in one Coriobacteriia bacterium window:
- the cysK gene encoding cysteine synthase A, whose translation MPGVHPRVDATIGSTPLVLLNRVSAGLGARVAVKLESRNPGGSVKDRIARGMLDDAESRGLITPGSSTIVEPTSGNTGIALAMIGAARGYRVILAMPESMSIERRALAAAYGAELVLTPRADGMTGAVAAAERIAAETEGGFLTRQFDNPANPASHYATTGPEIDTALGEARLGAFVAGVGTGGTITGVGRYLREHRPDALVVAVEPAESPIIAQTLAGEPLTPAGHAIQGIGANFVPSVLDLGLLAEVQHVTGDESIAMARRLAAEEGLLVGISSGANVVAALRLAARPELAGATIVTVAPSTGERYLSTPLWAGYGE comes from the coding sequence ATGCCTGGCGTGCATCCCCGCGTGGACGCGACCATCGGCTCGACCCCGCTCGTGCTGCTCAACCGCGTGTCGGCAGGGCTCGGTGCGCGTGTTGCCGTGAAGCTCGAGTCGCGCAACCCGGGCGGCTCGGTCAAGGACCGCATCGCCCGCGGAATGCTCGACGACGCCGAGTCGCGCGGGCTTATCACGCCCGGAAGCTCGACGATCGTGGAGCCCACCTCGGGCAACACCGGCATCGCGCTGGCGATGATCGGGGCCGCCCGCGGCTACCGGGTGATCCTCGCGATGCCCGAAAGCATGTCGATCGAGCGGCGCGCGCTCGCCGCGGCCTACGGAGCCGAGCTCGTGCTCACGCCACGCGCCGACGGTATGACCGGTGCGGTGGCGGCCGCCGAGCGCATCGCCGCGGAGACCGAGGGCGGCTTCCTTACCCGGCAGTTCGACAACCCCGCGAACCCCGCCAGCCACTACGCCACGACCGGCCCGGAGATCGATACCGCGCTCGGCGAGGCCCGGCTCGGCGCGTTCGTCGCAGGCGTCGGCACCGGCGGCACGATCACCGGCGTTGGCCGCTACCTGCGGGAGCATCGCCCGGACGCGCTTGTAGTGGCGGTCGAGCCCGCCGAATCGCCCATCATCGCGCAGACGCTCGCAGGCGAGCCGCTCACGCCGGCGGGCCACGCCATCCAGGGCATCGGCGCCAACTTCGTACCCTCCGTGCTCGACCTCGGCCTGCTCGCGGAGGTGCAGCACGTCACCGGCGACGAGTCCATCGCCATGGCCCGGCGACTCGCCGCCGAAGAGGGCCTGCTCGTGGGCATCTCCTCGGGCGCGAACGTGGTGGCAGCGCTCAGACTCGCGGCACGCCCGGAGCTCGCGGGCGCCACGATCGTGACGGTGGCGCCGTCAACCGGCGAACGCTACCTTTCGACGCCGTTGTGGGCAGGGTACGGCGAGTAG
- a CDS encoding sulfite exporter TauE/SafE family protein, which produces MDLFFPMLALGLITSLHCVSMCGPMVVTYALKGTEDGTIAQRITPNLAYQGAKIASYMAVGLLLGTIGSAFDLDAIRPYVMVAAGLFMIVLALGMTGHVPWANKLTPRPPKFLLRAFTAVRRKAVSDAEAERPSLATPVTFGLLTGLMPCAPLMAAQLNAAASGSAVNGALAMFAFGLGTAPLMLGFGTASSLIPKRFKERVMVALAIVVLVFGVTYLNRGAVLLGSPVTLQAARDAAFGAETAVGGYTLAADGYAEAPVVIENTRFVPSTLELPADTPVRLIVERRESNPCSDQLAVPQLGVLADLTANGTTTVELPAAPAGSYTLTCGMGMMSGRLVFAEAGDRATTGDNALAAAPDADPASPACACCGGAAASSPIEGTAALEDNVQRITVDTSKGYYDPNIITLAAGIPAEITFTAASGCLAEVMSEDLDFYADLTGGDATILIDAELLTPGTHEFSCGMSMVFGTIIVE; this is translated from the coding sequence ATGGACCTGTTCTTCCCTATGCTCGCACTCGGGCTCATCACGAGCCTCCACTGCGTATCGATGTGCGGACCGATGGTCGTCACCTACGCCCTCAAGGGCACCGAGGACGGCACCATCGCCCAGCGCATCACCCCGAACCTCGCCTACCAGGGCGCCAAGATCGCGAGCTACATGGCCGTGGGCCTGTTGCTCGGCACGATCGGCTCCGCATTCGACCTCGACGCCATTCGGCCGTACGTGATGGTCGCCGCCGGGCTGTTCATGATCGTTCTCGCGCTCGGCATGACCGGCCACGTGCCGTGGGCGAACAAGCTCACCCCGCGTCCGCCGAAGTTCCTCCTGCGGGCGTTCACCGCCGTTCGCCGCAAGGCCGTCTCAGACGCCGAGGCCGAGCGCCCGTCGCTCGCCACTCCCGTCACGTTCGGCCTGCTCACCGGCCTGATGCCGTGCGCGCCGCTGATGGCTGCACAGCTCAACGCCGCCGCGAGCGGAAGCGCGGTGAACGGCGCGCTCGCCATGTTCGCGTTCGGCCTCGGGACAGCGCCGCTCATGCTCGGCTTCGGTACCGCCTCGAGCCTCATCCCCAAGCGCTTCAAGGAGCGCGTGATGGTGGCGCTCGCGATCGTGGTGCTCGTCTTCGGCGTGACGTACCTCAACCGCGGCGCGGTGCTGCTCGGCTCGCCGGTGACCCTGCAGGCCGCCCGCGACGCCGCCTTCGGCGCCGAGACCGCCGTCGGCGGATACACGCTTGCCGCCGACGGGTACGCCGAAGCTCCGGTGGTCATCGAGAACACCCGGTTCGTGCCCTCGACGCTCGAACTGCCCGCCGACACCCCGGTGCGGCTCATCGTCGAGCGCCGCGAGTCGAACCCCTGCTCCGACCAGCTCGCCGTGCCGCAGCTCGGCGTGCTCGCCGACCTCACGGCCAACGGCACGACCACCGTCGAGCTGCCGGCAGCGCCTGCGGGCAGCTACACGCTCACCTGCGGCATGGGGATGATGTCCGGACGGCTCGTGTTCGCCGAGGCAGGCGACAGAGCGACGACCGGCGACAACGCCCTTGCGGCCGCCCCAGACGCGGACCCGGCTTCCCCGGCGTGCGCCTGCTGCGGCGGAGCCGCGGCGAGCAGCCCGATCGAGGGAACGGCCGCCCTTGAGGACAACGTCCAGCGCATCACGGTGGACACATCGAAGGGCTACTACGACCCGAACATCATCACGCTTGCAGCCGGTATCCCCGCTGAGATCACCTTCACGGCTGCATCCGGATGCCTCGCCGAAGTGATGAGCGAGGACCTGGACTTCTACGCCGACCTCACGGGCGGCGACGCAACGATTCTAATCGACGCCGAACTGCTCACGCCGGGCACGCATGAGTTCTCGTGCGGCATGAGCATGGTCTTCGGCACCATCATTGTGGAGTAG
- the nifU gene encoding Fe-S cluster assembly scaffold protein NifU has product MIYSDKVMEHFGNPRNVGVIADADGVGEVGNPVCGDVMKITIKVDDDRIDDIKFQTLGCGAAIATSSIVTEMAKGMRLEEAVAITKNQVAEELGGLPPAKMHCSVLATDGLKVAVDDYLVKHGREPISGPIKSADPDFDPHADEDDEEHAH; this is encoded by the coding sequence ATGATCTACAGCGACAAGGTGATGGAGCACTTCGGCAATCCGCGCAACGTGGGCGTGATCGCGGACGCGGACGGCGTCGGCGAGGTGGGCAACCCCGTGTGCGGCGACGTCATGAAGATCACCATCAAGGTGGACGATGATCGCATCGATGACATCAAGTTCCAGACGCTCGGCTGCGGCGCGGCGATCGCCACCTCATCGATCGTGACCGAGATGGCCAAGGGCATGAGGCTCGAGGAGGCCGTTGCGATCACCAAGAACCAGGTGGCCGAGGAACTCGGCGGCCTGCCGCCCGCAAAGATGCACTGCTCGGTGCTCGCCACCGACGGCTTGAAGGTCGCGGTGGACGACTACCTCGTGAAGCACGGGCGTGAGCCCATCTCCGGGCCGATCAAGAGCGCGGACCCCGACTTCGACCCGCACGCTGACGAGGACGACGAGGAGCACGCGCACTAG
- a CDS encoding TIGR04076 family protein — translation METPGGAPAEGRRVTIEIVEIQGTGACSIGHEVGDRWAVDSALVPAGICGWAYAAMLPFLQPLRFGGSFPWEAEGEALVCCPDPANPVVFRLRASE, via the coding sequence GTGGAGACTCCGGGTGGTGCGCCCGCCGAAGGACGCCGGGTGACGATCGAGATCGTCGAGATCCAAGGCACGGGCGCGTGCTCGATCGGCCACGAGGTCGGCGACCGGTGGGCGGTCGATTCCGCGCTCGTGCCCGCAGGCATCTGCGGTTGGGCGTACGCGGCGATGCTGCCGTTCCTCCAGCCGCTGCGCTTCGGCGGGAGCTTCCCCTGGGAGGCCGAGGGTGAGGCGCTGGTGTGCTGCCCGGATCCGGCGAACCCTGTCGTGTTCAGACTGCGGGCTTCCGAGTAG
- a CDS encoding AIM24 family protein, with amino-acid sequence MSDSVGAGVATRLGEFVSAHAQTDTGGTWQLESKKMLEIQLGGNTVYTKLGAMVAYYGNLTFDRAGAGSAGKFLKTMATGERAATTKVTGSGILYCADQGKEISILYLDNESIFVNGSDCLAYSESLAWDIVFTGGASMMAGGLFSLKLTGTGYVAITTNGKPLVLGVAPNSPLFTDPNATVAWSDGLQTSVKADVNLKTLIGRASGETFQMRFDGQGFVVVQPYEEIVVASGGGS; translated from the coding sequence ATGAGCGACAGCGTAGGTGCGGGTGTAGCGACGAGGCTCGGCGAGTTCGTGAGCGCACACGCACAGACCGATACCGGCGGGACGTGGCAGCTCGAGAGCAAGAAGATGCTCGAGATCCAGCTCGGCGGCAACACGGTGTACACGAAGCTCGGGGCGATGGTCGCGTACTACGGCAACCTCACCTTCGACCGGGCCGGAGCGGGAAGCGCAGGCAAGTTCCTCAAGACGATGGCGACCGGCGAACGCGCCGCCACCACCAAGGTCACCGGCTCGGGCATCCTGTACTGCGCCGACCAGGGCAAGGAGATCTCGATCCTGTACCTGGACAACGAGTCGATCTTCGTGAACGGCAGCGACTGCCTCGCGTACTCGGAGTCGCTCGCCTGGGACATCGTCTTCACCGGTGGAGCGAGCATGATGGCAGGCGGCCTGTTCAGCCTGAAGCTCACCGGCACGGGCTACGTGGCGATCACGACCAACGGCAAGCCGCTCGTGCTCGGCGTGGCGCCGAACTCCCCGCTGTTCACCGATCCAAATGCCACGGTCGCGTGGTCGGACGGGCTGCAGACGTCGGTCAAGGCCGACGTGAACCTGAAGACGCTCATCGGCCGTGCCAGCGGCGAGACGTTCCAGATGCGCTTCGACGGACAGGGTTTCGTGGTCGTGCAACCGTACGAGGAGATCGTCGTCGCCAGCGGCGGCGGCTCGTAA
- a CDS encoding cysteine desulfurase family protein, with amino-acid sequence MDRTVYLDYAATTPTDRRVVDAMLPFFTERYGNANSLYALGRDAARALEEARERVAASLGAAKPDEVIFTSGGTESDNTALIGLATAGGRTKGHIVVSEFEHHAVLEPAWWLGKHGFDVTELKPRTDGIIHPGDLEAALRDDTILVSVMHGNNEIGTVQPIAELAGAAHARGALFHTDAAQTLGKIDFNVAELGIDAASFSGHKIYGAKGTGALYVKKGVRVAPMLLGGGQENKRRSGTQNVAGNVGFATALELMDAERATEIPRLTALRDRLADRLLGSIEHARLNAADAATRLPHIANFVIPGVEGEAMLLHLDAAGIAVSTGSACSSGSLKPSHVLLSIGCPVEFAHGSLRVSLGRFTTEADVDYLVEKLVPVVERLRSMNPLYEKTVAGLLGVKE; translated from the coding sequence ATGGACCGGACGGTGTACCTCGACTACGCAGCAACCACCCCGACCGACCGGCGGGTAGTGGACGCGATGCTCCCGTTCTTCACCGAGCGCTACGGCAACGCCAACAGCCTCTACGCGCTCGGACGAGACGCGGCCCGGGCACTCGAGGAGGCGCGCGAGCGGGTGGCCGCCTCGCTCGGCGCCGCGAAGCCTGATGAAGTGATCTTCACCTCGGGGGGCACGGAGTCCGACAACACCGCGCTCATCGGCCTGGCCACCGCAGGCGGGCGGACGAAGGGCCACATCGTCGTCTCGGAGTTCGAGCACCACGCCGTTCTCGAGCCCGCCTGGTGGCTCGGCAAGCATGGCTTCGACGTGACCGAGCTCAAGCCGCGGACCGACGGCATCATCCACCCCGGGGACCTCGAGGCCGCACTACGCGACGACACCATCCTCGTCTCGGTGATGCACGGCAACAACGAGATCGGCACGGTGCAGCCGATAGCCGAGCTGGCAGGCGCCGCGCACGCTCGCGGAGCGCTCTTCCACACGGATGCGGCGCAGACCCTCGGCAAGATCGACTTCAACGTGGCCGAACTCGGCATCGACGCCGCGTCGTTCTCGGGCCACAAGATCTACGGCGCCAAGGGAACCGGTGCCTTGTACGTGAAGAAGGGCGTGCGGGTCGCGCCGATGCTGTTGGGTGGCGGCCAGGAGAACAAGCGCCGCAGCGGCACGCAGAACGTGGCCGGCAACGTGGGCTTCGCGACTGCGCTCGAACTCATGGACGCCGAGCGGGCCACCGAGATACCGCGACTCACGGCGCTCCGCGACCGACTGGCCGATAGGCTACTCGGCAGCATCGAGCACGCGCGCCTGAACGCCGCCGATGCGGCCACGCGCCTCCCCCACATCGCGAACTTCGTGATCCCGGGCGTGGAGGGCGAGGCCATGCTGCTCCACCTCGATGCGGCCGGCATCGCCGTCTCCACCGGCTCGGCCTGCAGTTCCGGCTCACTCAAGCCGAGCCACGTGCTGCTTTCGATCGGTTGTCCTGTGGAGTTCGCGCACGGCTCGCTGCGCGTGAGCCTCGGCAGGTTCACCACCGAGGCCGACGTGGATTACCTGGTGGAGAAGCTCGTTCCCGTGGTCGAACGGCTGCGCTCGATGAACCCGCTCTACGAGAAGACGGTCGCCGGACTCCTCGGCGTCAAGGAATAG
- a CDS encoding Rrf2 family transcriptional regulator has product MRLSARSEYGLLALIDLAAAGDSRPLATRELAESRGIPAAFLEQLLADLRRAGLVRATRGPRGGFALTRDAGDITALEIVEALEGPIAPSVCAPGACGREEDCAAASVWSDVSGAVRDALSALTLARLADEQARLDRAPLTCTTRRND; this is encoded by the coding sequence ATGCGCCTTTCGGCACGAAGCGAATACGGCCTGCTCGCGCTGATCGACCTCGCAGCCGCCGGTGACTCACGGCCGCTGGCCACGCGCGAGCTCGCCGAGAGCCGGGGCATCCCTGCCGCGTTCCTCGAACAACTGCTCGCCGACCTGCGGCGTGCCGGCCTCGTGCGCGCCACCCGCGGGCCGCGGGGCGGGTTCGCGCTCACCCGCGACGCCGGCGACATCACCGCACTCGAGATCGTGGAAGCCCTCGAAGGCCCGATCGCACCGTCGGTGTGCGCGCCGGGTGCGTGCGGACGCGAGGAGGACTGCGCAGCCGCGAGCGTGTGGAGCGATGTCTCCGGTGCGGTCCGCGACGCGCTCTCGGCGTTAACGCTGGCTCGCCTCGCCGACGAACAGGCCCGGCTCGACCGGGCACCCCTGACGTGCACGACACGGAGGAATGACTAG
- a CDS encoding NAD(P)-dependent oxidoreductase → MSERPTVAFVGTGVMGAAMAGHLLDAGYPLVVFNRTSAKAQVLVDRGARSATSAGEAAAQADITITMVGYPYDVEEVYFGEGGIIERAPDGALLIDMTTSTPTLAARIAEVAAARGLSALDAPVSGGDVGARNATLTIMAGGSEAAFGRALPLFEVMGKTYSHMGAAGAGQHTKMANQIGIAGTMLGLIEALEYAKAAGLDLERTHAALSGGGANSWSWGAYGPRILSGDFEPGFFVKHFVKDLRIAIDESRALGLALPGLELAERLYSRLQDADGAELGTQALWLLYERGEQE, encoded by the coding sequence ATGTCCGAGCGTCCCACCGTCGCGTTCGTCGGTACCGGCGTCATGGGAGCGGCGATGGCCGGCCACCTGCTCGATGCCGGGTATCCGCTCGTGGTGTTCAACCGGACGTCGGCCAAGGCGCAAGTGCTGGTCGACCGGGGTGCGCGGTCCGCGACGAGCGCGGGCGAGGCCGCCGCGCAGGCGGACATCACGATCACCATGGTCGGCTACCCGTACGACGTCGAGGAGGTCTACTTCGGCGAGGGCGGCATCATCGAACGCGCGCCAGACGGCGCGCTACTGATCGACATGACCACCTCCACGCCCACCCTTGCGGCGCGGATCGCCGAAGTTGCGGCTGCACGCGGACTGTCGGCGCTCGACGCGCCTGTCTCAGGCGGCGATGTGGGTGCGCGCAACGCGACGCTCACGATCATGGCCGGCGGGTCCGAGGCGGCTTTCGGTCGCGCGCTCCCGCTCTTCGAGGTCATGGGTAAGACGTACTCACACATGGGAGCCGCGGGAGCGGGCCAGCACACGAAGATGGCGAACCAGATCGGGATCGCGGGCACCATGCTCGGCCTCATCGAGGCGCTCGAGTACGCCAAGGCCGCAGGTCTGGACCTCGAGCGCACGCACGCGGCGCTCTCGGGCGGCGGTGCGAATTCATGGTCCTGGGGTGCGTACGGTCCCCGCATCCTGTCGGGCGATTTCGAGCCAGGCTTCTTCGTGAAGCACTTCGTGAAGGATCTGCGCATCGCCATCGATGAGAGCCGCGCGCTCGGCCTGGCGCTGCCCGGACTCGAACTGGCCGAGCGGCTCTACTCGCGGCTGCAGGATGCGGACGGCGCCGAACTCGGCACGCAGGCGTTGTGGCTGTTGTACGAACGGGGAGAACAGGAGTAG
- a CDS encoding heavy metal translocating P-type ATPase, with translation MQTTLTHTYKIAIDGMHCHACERLVTANLSNIEGVTVLHADAQDGFAVIEAETRPDTEAIANAIAAAGFAPHGSAVTLEPIEWSAATPAVELPATAEPAPAPASDACDTGTCPTVPPAPDPAIMAASAASASASVTLGIIGMTCSSCQAVIERTLQRTTGIGSAVVNLAAETASVTYDPHWLGVDEIVHAIRNAGYDAVPRDEDAAPGEGGDAQREAQQQHIRGQKRLFVFSLALSLPLLLLMIPSVMEAVPLAVAMWLAETFGGAWDPMMVFKYLSFALATPVQIIAGAQFYKGFWHALKRRTGNMDTLVAIGTSSAYFYSLAATFVPALLGEPVFYETSALLLTFVILGKLLEAGAKGKTSDAIKKLMGLAAKTARVVREGAEVDVPVESVLVGDIVVVRPGEKVPVDGTVTDGSSAVDESMLTGESIPVEKREGDTVIGATLNKLGTFRFRATKVGAETALAQIVKLVEEAQGSKAPVQRFADRISAVFVPVVVGLAVLTFLVWLLVVPNFVDASFYANVTPFIKALLAGTAVVVIACPCALGLATPTAIMVGTGKGAENGILIKSGEALETAYKIDAIVFDKTGTLTHGKPVVTDIELAEGHDVERIFMLAAALERGSEHPLAEAIVAHAKDKALHLPPVDGFAAVPGHGVEGRVDGTWVAFGNRRLMEREGIDISAHESRIAALESEGKTVMLIGVNKAKLAGIIAVADTLKDNSKEAVARLAQMGVEVFMITGDNRTTAEAIAVQAGIPADHVLAEVLPEHKAEEVSRLQERGLTVAMVGDGINDTPALAQADVGIAMGAGTDIAMETGGIVLIKNDLRDVVTAIELSRATIHKIRQNFFWALGYNSLGIPVAALGLLKPELAGAAMALSSVSVVTSSLLLRRFRPSLAKGASR, from the coding sequence ATGCAGACGACATTGACCCACACGTACAAGATCGCGATCGACGGCATGCACTGCCACGCCTGCGAGCGGCTCGTTACCGCGAACCTCTCGAATATCGAAGGCGTCACGGTGCTGCACGCCGATGCGCAGGACGGCTTTGCCGTCATCGAGGCCGAGACCCGGCCCGACACCGAGGCGATCGCGAACGCCATCGCCGCAGCGGGCTTCGCGCCACACGGCAGCGCAGTGACGCTCGAGCCTATCGAGTGGAGCGCGGCGACGCCCGCCGTCGAGCTGCCGGCCACAGCCGAGCCCGCCCCCGCGCCCGCATCCGACGCGTGCGATACCGGCACGTGCCCGACCGTTCCGCCCGCACCCGATCCCGCCATCATGGCGGCGAGCGCGGCGTCGGCGAGCGCATCGGTCACCCTCGGCATCATCGGCATGACGTGCTCTTCGTGCCAGGCGGTCATCGAGCGCACGCTGCAGCGCACCACCGGCATCGGCAGCGCGGTCGTGAACCTCGCAGCTGAGACCGCCTCGGTCACCTACGATCCGCACTGGCTTGGCGTGGACGAGATCGTGCACGCTATCCGCAACGCGGGCTACGATGCGGTCCCCCGCGACGAGGACGCTGCTCCCGGCGAGGGCGGCGACGCGCAGCGTGAGGCACAGCAGCAGCATATCCGCGGGCAGAAGCGGCTGTTCGTCTTCTCGCTCGCACTCTCGTTACCGCTGCTGCTGCTCATGATTCCGTCGGTCATGGAGGCCGTGCCACTCGCTGTCGCCATGTGGCTTGCCGAGACGTTCGGCGGCGCGTGGGACCCGATGATGGTCTTCAAGTACCTCAGCTTCGCGCTCGCCACACCCGTGCAGATCATCGCCGGCGCCCAGTTCTACAAGGGCTTCTGGCATGCGCTCAAGCGTCGCACCGGGAACATGGACACGCTGGTGGCCATCGGCACCTCGTCGGCATACTTCTACTCGCTCGCCGCGACCTTCGTACCCGCGCTGCTGGGCGAGCCCGTCTTCTACGAAACGAGCGCGCTCCTGCTCACCTTCGTCATCCTCGGCAAGCTCCTCGAGGCAGGCGCGAAGGGCAAGACGAGCGACGCGATCAAGAAGCTCATGGGCCTTGCGGCCAAGACCGCGCGCGTGGTGCGCGAGGGCGCCGAAGTGGACGTCCCGGTCGAAAGCGTGCTCGTGGGCGACATCGTGGTGGTCCGTCCCGGCGAGAAGGTGCCGGTCGACGGCACCGTGACCGACGGCTCCTCGGCGGTGGACGAGTCCATGCTCACCGGCGAATCGATTCCCGTGGAGAAGCGCGAAGGCGACACCGTCATCGGCGCGACGCTCAACAAGCTCGGCACCTTCCGCTTCCGTGCCACCAAGGTGGGCGCGGAGACCGCCCTCGCCCAGATCGTGAAGCTCGTTGAGGAGGCGCAGGGCTCGAAGGCGCCCGTGCAGCGCTTCGCCGATCGCATCAGCGCCGTGTTTGTGCCGGTTGTCGTGGGCCTTGCGGTCCTGACCTTCCTCGTGTGGCTGCTCGTGGTGCCGAACTTCGTGGATGCATCCTTCTACGCGAACGTCACGCCGTTCATCAAGGCGCTGCTCGCCGGCACCGCGGTCGTCGTGATCGCGTGCCCCTGCGCGCTCGGCCTCGCCACGCCGACGGCCATCATGGTCGGCACCGGCAAGGGCGCCGAGAACGGCATCCTCATCAAAAGCGGCGAGGCGCTCGAGACCGCTTACAAGATCGACGCGATCGTCTTCGACAAGACCGGCACGCTCACGCACGGCAAGCCCGTGGTGACCGACATCGAGCTTGCCGAGGGACACGACGTGGAGCGCATCTTCATGCTCGCCGCGGCGCTCGAGCGCGGCAGCGAACATCCGCTCGCCGAGGCGATCGTCGCCCACGCGAAGGACAAGGCGCTGCACCTGCCGCCCGTGGATGGCTTCGCCGCTGTTCCGGGCCACGGAGTCGAGGGCCGCGTGGACGGAACGTGGGTCGCGTTCGGCAATCGCCGCCTGATGGAGCGCGAGGGCATCGACATCTCGGCACACGAGTCGCGCATCGCCGCGCTCGAGTCTGAGGGCAAGACCGTCATGCTCATCGGCGTCAACAAGGCGAAGCTGGCCGGCATCATCGCCGTGGCCGATACGCTCAAGGACAACTCGAAGGAGGCCGTGGCGCGCCTCGCACAGATGGGCGTCGAGGTCTTCATGATCACCGGCGACAACCGCACGACCGCCGAAGCGATCGCGGTGCAGGCCGGCATCCCCGCCGACCACGTGCTTGCCGAGGTGCTGCCCGAACACAAGGCCGAGGAAGTTTCGCGGCTTCAGGAGCGCGGACTCACGGTTGCCATGGTGGGCGATGGCATCAACGACACACCTGCGCTGGCGCAGGCCGACGTGGGCATCGCCATGGGTGCCGGCACCGACATCGCCATGGAGACCGGCGGCATCGTGCTCATCAAAAACGATCTGCGCGACGTTGTGACGGCGATCGAGCTCTCCCGCGCCACCATCCACAAGATCCGCCAGAACTTCTTCTGGGCGCTTGGCTACAACTCGCTCGGCATCCCGGTGGCAGCCCTCGGGCTGCTCAAGCCGGAGCTTGCCGGTGCGGCGATGGCGCTCTCGAGCGTCAGCGTCGTGACGAGCTCGCTCCTGCTCCGCCGGTTCCGTCCGAGCCTCGCGAAAGGAGCCTCACGATGA
- the mnmA gene encoding tRNA 2-thiouridine(34) synthase MnmA, whose amino-acid sequence MPDVAVALSGGVDSSVAAALLVEAGRDVVGVTMDLGLHALGTGGDEVALASRVCEVLGIPHVVIDLADAFRAEVVEPFAGAYAAGLTPNPCIRCNERIKFGALAERVRALGAETLATGHYARLVRDGGRTWLERAADRTKDQSYFLYRVPSFTFEMLEFPLGELTKVEVRAMAGERGLPTAERRESQEVCFTRDRVALVAAAHPEALEPGPIETADGTTLGTHRGMARYTVGQRKGLGVGGPEGPYRVVRIDARRNALIVAPERATRSTRLVLADAIWETGATPGAVLAQIRYRSQPLPAVAAPVPGGVEIEFQTLGEPLAPGQSVVLYAGDRVVGGGIVPAG is encoded by the coding sequence ATGCCTGATGTGGCTGTAGCGCTCAGCGGAGGCGTGGACTCGTCGGTGGCGGCGGCGCTGCTCGTCGAAGCAGGCCGCGACGTGGTAGGCGTCACGATGGACCTCGGCCTGCACGCGCTCGGCACGGGCGGAGACGAGGTCGCGCTCGCGAGTCGCGTATGCGAGGTGCTCGGCATACCGCACGTCGTGATCGATCTGGCGGACGCCTTCCGCGCCGAGGTCGTCGAACCCTTCGCGGGCGCCTATGCGGCGGGGCTCACGCCCAACCCGTGCATCCGCTGCAACGAGCGGATCAAGTTCGGCGCGCTGGCGGAACGCGTGCGCGCGCTCGGCGCGGAGACGCTCGCGACCGGCCATTACGCGCGCCTCGTGCGAGACGGCGGCCGAACGTGGCTCGAGCGGGCGGCCGACCGCACGAAAGACCAGTCGTATTTCCTGTACCGGGTGCCTTCCTTCACGTTCGAGATGCTTGAGTTCCCTCTCGGCGAGCTCACCAAAGTCGAGGTGCGTGCGATGGCCGGGGAGCGCGGACTACCCACGGCCGAGCGGCGCGAGAGCCAGGAGGTGTGCTTCACGCGCGACCGCGTGGCGCTCGTGGCGGCCGCACACCCCGAAGCGCTCGAGCCGGGACCGATCGAGACGGCCGATGGCACGACGCTCGGCACGCACCGCGGCATGGCGCGCTACACCGTAGGCCAGCGCAAGGGACTCGGCGTGGGCGGGCCGGAGGGTCCGTACCGTGTGGTGCGCATCGACGCGCGGCGCAACGCGCTGATCGTGGCACCTGAGCGCGCGACGCGTTCCACCCGGCTCGTGCTCGCCGACGCCATCTGGGAGACCGGGGCCACCCCGGGAGCCGTGCTCGCTCAAATCCGCTATCGTTCGCAGCCGCTGCCCGCAGTGGCGGCGCCGGTACCCGGCGGCGTCGAGATCGAGTTCCAGACACTCGGCGAGCCGCTCGCACCCGGGCAGTCGGTGGTGCTGTACGCTGGTGACCGGGTTGTCGGCGGCGGCATCGTGCCGGCCGGATAG